A genomic region of Desulfosarcina ovata subsp. ovata contains the following coding sequences:
- a CDS encoding iron ABC transporter substrate-binding protein: MRSRTACMLVLLSVVLFCVPAMGGERTVTDLVGRTVTVPEKPERIICIGPGALRLIVYLQAQDVVVGVESMELREPDGRPYWLAQPQLKTLPVIGPGGPGAINKKPDMEAVLRVAPDLIFVTYMNRSLADEVATTLNIPVAVLSYGELAVFDTAVYTSLHLVGTLLEREERAEAIVTYLEGLRQDLDRRTGAISEDAKPRAYVGGIGYRGSHGIESTQRQYIPLDWNHAVNLARNVGSTAGGSHVVVDKEALLGLNPDVIFIDGGGLALVAEDYRKKPDFYQVLKAFREKRVFTLLPFNFYTTNIGTAMADAYAIGKTIYPQHFSDVDLFAKADAIYTFLVGKPVYAQMAAVYGPIGQAAAFSR; the protein is encoded by the coding sequence ATGAGAAGTAGAACTGCGTGCATGCTGGTGTTGCTGAGTGTTGTATTGTTTTGTGTTCCGGCCATGGGCGGGGAACGCACGGTGACCGATCTGGTCGGCCGGACCGTGACCGTGCCGGAAAAGCCGGAGCGGATCATCTGCATCGGTCCGGGGGCCTTGCGCCTGATCGTTTATCTCCAGGCCCAGGATGTGGTGGTGGGTGTGGAATCCATGGAACTGCGCGAACCGGACGGCCGTCCTTACTGGCTGGCCCAACCGCAACTCAAAACCCTGCCCGTCATCGGACCGGGTGGGCCGGGAGCGATTAATAAAAAACCGGACATGGAGGCCGTGTTGCGCGTGGCACCCGATCTGATTTTCGTAACCTATATGAATCGCTCACTGGCCGACGAGGTGGCCACGACCCTAAACATCCCGGTGGCGGTCTTGAGTTATGGCGAACTGGCTGTTTTCGATACGGCCGTCTACACCTCGTTGCATCTGGTCGGCACCCTGCTGGAACGCGAGGAGCGTGCCGAGGCGATTGTGACCTATCTCGAGGGGCTGCGTCAGGATCTGGATCGGCGCACGGGCGCCATCTCCGAGGATGCAAAACCACGCGCCTACGTGGGCGGCATCGGCTATCGCGGCTCTCACGGTATCGAGAGCACCCAGCGGCAGTACATTCCCCTGGACTGGAACCACGCCGTCAACCTGGCCAGAAACGTCGGATCGACGGCCGGCGGCAGCCACGTGGTGGTGGACAAGGAGGCCCTTTTGGGGCTCAATCCCGACGTGATCTTCATCGACGGTGGCGGGCTAGCCCTGGTAGCGGAGGATTACCGCAAAAAACCGGACTTCTACCAGGTACTCAAGGCATTCCGGGAAAAGCGGGTCTTCACCCTGCTGCCGTTCAATTTTTATACTACCAACATCGGCACGGCCATGGCCGATGCCTATGCCATCGGCAAGACGATCTATCCACAGCACTTCAGCGATGTAGACCTATTCGCCAAGGCCGATGCCATTTATACGTTCCTGGTCGGCAAACCGGTGTATGCACAGATGGCTGCGGTGTATGGTCCCATCGGCCAGGCGGCCGCGTTTTCTCGGTAA
- the tsaA gene encoding tRNA (N6-threonylcarbamoyladenosine(37)-N6)-methyltransferase TrmO, whose amino-acid sequence MMTMPAMQLTPIGVVRSPIKTPMLSADEAGLSLTDRMENIKIYHRQVENAVVEVVIDAAYAELLDGIEGFSHVLVLYWPHLIDPARRNLKKVHPMGRKDLPRQGIFATCSPARPNPVLVSAVPLVAREKNVITVKGLEAVDGSPIIDIKPYSRSYMTVDKLTMPAWMEQIHREMEAD is encoded by the coding sequence ATGATGACGATGCCAGCCATGCAACTCACCCCCATCGGTGTGGTACGCAGCCCCATTAAAACCCCCATGCTGTCGGCCGATGAAGCCGGGCTCTCGCTGACCGACCGCATGGAGAATATCAAGATTTATCACCGCCAGGTTGAAAATGCCGTTGTCGAAGTGGTCATCGATGCCGCCTATGCGGAACTGCTCGACGGTATCGAGGGCTTTTCCCACGTGCTGGTGCTTTACTGGCCGCACCTGATCGATCCGGCCCGGCGGAACCTGAAGAAAGTCCATCCCATGGGACGCAAGGACCTGCCCCGGCAGGGCATTTTCGCCACCTGCAGCCCGGCCCGTCCCAACCCCGTATTGGTGTCGGCGGTTCCGCTGGTTGCGAGAGAGAAAAATGTGATTACGGTAAAAGGACTGGAAGCGGTGGATGGCAGCCCGATTATCGATATCAAGCCCTATTCCAGAAGTTACATGACGGTGGACAAGTTGACCATGCCGGCCTGGATGGAACAGATCCATCGGGAAATGGAAGCCGATTAA
- a CDS encoding ABC transporter ATP-binding protein, which yields MILSVANLNFAYNSHPVLDAVTFSVEKGQLLAILGVNGAGKSTLLKCLNRILRPQAGAIFLAGEDLLGLSQNAIARRVGYVPQQHEQQRLTVYEVVLLGRRPHMGLSAGKTDYAVVEAVLARMGLSAMALRHVDDLSGGEVQKVMIARALAQSPQILLLDEPTSNLDLKNQMEVMRLVRNVVDVEGLTAVMAIHDLNLALRFADHFLLVKDHRIHRLAARDELDAETIEQVYGLPVTMQTVAGQRVVVPV from the coding sequence ATGATCCTCTCAGTGGCCAACCTGAATTTTGCCTACAACAGCCATCCGGTTCTGGACGCGGTCACCTTCAGTGTGGAAAAGGGACAACTGCTGGCGATCCTGGGCGTCAACGGGGCCGGTAAATCGACACTGCTCAAATGCCTCAACCGTATTTTGCGCCCCCAGGCAGGTGCGATTTTTCTGGCCGGCGAGGATCTCCTGGGGCTTTCCCAGAACGCCATCGCCCGGCGCGTGGGCTATGTTCCGCAACAGCACGAACAGCAGCGCCTGACCGTGTACGAGGTCGTGCTGTTGGGCCGGCGGCCGCACATGGGCCTTTCCGCCGGCAAGACCGACTACGCGGTGGTGGAGGCGGTGTTGGCGCGCATGGGCTTGTCGGCCATGGCCCTTCGCCACGTCGATGATCTTAGCGGCGGTGAGGTGCAGAAGGTGATGATCGCCCGCGCCCTGGCCCAATCGCCGCAGATCCTGCTTCTGGACGAACCCACCAGCAACCTCGATCTGAAGAATCAGATGGAGGTGATGCGTCTGGTGCGAAACGTGGTCGATGTCGAGGGGTTGACGGCCGTGATGGCCATCCATGATCTCAACCTGGCGCTGCGGTTTGCCGACCATTTTCTGCTGGTCAAGGACCACCGGATCCATCGGCTGGCCGCACGGGACGAACTGGATGCGGAAACGATCGAGCAAGTCTACGGTCTGCCGGTGACGATGCAGACGGTGGCCGGCCAGCGGGTGGTGGTGCCGGTTTGA
- a CDS encoding FecCD family ABC transporter permease, with product MTGLSSTMKNNDASLDNNESEPSPMAQPPGRVTATFLGHVRRKKILLLGGIALAIGLAIVAITQGAYDITLDHLLQVLSGAAAGPADIVVWKIRLPRIVAALVAGWGLSLAGLTIQSLLKNPLGSPMTLGISHGAAFGASVAIVLLGSGLVWVTVCAFAGAMGSTMVIMLLACVRRLSADAIILAGVALTSLFMAGTVLVQYLSSDTQLAMVVFWTFGDVTRASWREIGVLSLVVVGVTLFLMLRRWDLNAMAAGEETASGLGVRVARLRLVGMLAAAMMAAVVTAFHGVIGFVGLIAPHIARRLVGADHGLVIPFSSVIGALLLLAADTLGRAMIGSGALPVGIITSFMGAPMFLYLLIRGRR from the coding sequence ATGACCGGCCTGTCTTCGACCATGAAAAACAACGATGCATCGCTTGACAACAACGAATCCGAACCGTCACCGATGGCGCAGCCTCCGGGCCGGGTGACGGCCACTTTTCTCGGTCATGTGCGCCGGAAAAAGATTCTGTTGCTCGGCGGTATTGCCCTGGCCATCGGGCTGGCGATTGTCGCCATCACCCAGGGCGCCTACGACATCACCCTCGATCACCTTTTGCAGGTGCTCTCCGGCGCGGCGGCCGGGCCGGCCGATATCGTGGTCTGGAAGATCCGCCTGCCACGGATCGTTGCGGCCCTGGTGGCCGGCTGGGGGCTTTCGCTGGCCGGCCTGACGATCCAATCCCTGCTGAAAAACCCCCTGGGCTCGCCCATGACCCTGGGTATCAGCCACGGTGCCGCCTTCGGTGCTTCGGTCGCCATCGTGCTGCTTGGTTCGGGACTGGTCTGGGTGACGGTTTGCGCCTTTGCCGGCGCCATGGGATCGACCATGGTGATCATGCTGCTGGCCTGCGTCCGGCGGCTTTCCGCCGATGCCATTATCCTCGCCGGGGTAGCCCTGACCTCCCTGTTCATGGCCGGGACCGTGCTGGTCCAGTACCTCTCTTCGGACACCCAACTGGCCATGGTGGTGTTCTGGACCTTCGGCGATGTGACCCGGGCCAGCTGGAGAGAGATCGGTGTCCTGAGCCTGGTGGTGGTCGGGGTGACCCTCTTTTTGATGCTGCGGCGCTGGGACCTCAACGCCATGGCCGCCGGCGAGGAGACCGCCAGCGGCTTGGGCGTGCGGGTGGCCCGCCTGCGCCTGGTGGGCATGCTGGCAGCGGCCATGATGGCGGCCGTGGTGACGGCCTTTCACGGCGTGATCGGTTTTGTCGGGCTGATCGCCCCCCACATCGCCCGGCGCCTGGTGGGCGCCGACCACGGGCTGGTGATCCCCTTTTCATCGGTGATCGGCGCTCTTTTGCTGCTGGCCGCCGATACCCTGGGGCGGGCGATGATCGGCTCCGGTGCCCTGCCGGTGGGGATCATCACCTCCTTCATGGGGGCTCCCATGTTTCTCTATCTCCTGATCCGGGGGCGGCGATGA
- a CDS encoding TonB-dependent receptor: MKRTICFVTMGVLLLFPTVAMAEEPVTLESIVVREKKLVKPTKQTNDTVYTGSEIIREGIDAQGAKAAVSVYEAVNILPGVSVESIDPFGLAAEQKNIRIRGVRGFLGAMTVAGIPNYGGNPMGPREYLYDMENFESIAVYKGAVPADLGTGVGARGGAIELRPLWPEETWGVKFGQGIGENAYSRTFLRLDSGALPVVSTRLSVSGSYTDAEKWKGPGDLGPRKNANIMLSQPINDRDTIQLWFNLNDLDQNLYKPLTYDEVKDLGDNYDNDYNGSLTGIASQDINYFDYNRGNYRNRDFLSVIPISFTDAFKLTVKPYYSKEDTDILGGTTVSGNYVVQRRMRDIERYGLISQLDYRFDWLTASLGYWFEDSDMVISQKYYNVATHAFAGYGMVMENEDDGIVHSPYLKLAGSTGPLDWQAGLKYFHYTDPASQGYTASAPDYQLVKASDLYRQEKTYDELLPTVGVNCHIGDDIELFASYGRNQIRPYAYVPLVNVYNKNRAAFQAAGVTLDDMFSGYDMETSDNIELGARFRLSWMEIMPTFFYTKHKNLLTTVHDPRIGTTGVNYYQNVGEATGYGVELETNFFLGDHVTFFFNPTYTSLTYDEDLTYAGATMDTEDNQVVDTPEWMFKTGLILRWRNFEVVPMLSYLDDRYGDAENTEEVDNYVVANLKVGYTLKDFAFCKSLKVSLELINLFDEEYVSLINAMDDSRSGSTSYYAGAPFTSLLSVSLEI; encoded by the coding sequence ATGAAAAGGACGATTTGTTTTGTGACCATGGGTGTGCTGTTGCTTTTCCCTACGGTGGCGATGGCGGAAGAGCCGGTGACGCTGGAGTCGATCGTTGTCCGTGAAAAGAAACTGGTCAAGCCGACCAAACAGACCAACGACACAGTTTACACCGGCAGCGAGATCATTCGGGAGGGTATCGATGCCCAGGGAGCCAAGGCCGCGGTGAGTGTCTACGAAGCCGTCAATATTTTGCCTGGCGTGAGCGTCGAGAGTATCGACCCGTTTGGTTTGGCCGCCGAGCAGAAAAACATCCGCATCCGCGGTGTGCGCGGTTTTCTGGGCGCCATGACCGTGGCCGGGATTCCCAATTATGGCGGAAATCCCATGGGACCCCGGGAGTACCTTTACGACATGGAGAATTTTGAAAGCATTGCCGTTTACAAGGGGGCCGTGCCGGCCGATCTGGGAACCGGTGTCGGGGCCCGCGGCGGTGCCATCGAATTGCGTCCCCTGTGGCCCGAGGAAACATGGGGTGTCAAATTCGGCCAGGGCATCGGCGAGAATGCCTACAGCCGGACCTTCCTGCGTCTGGATTCGGGAGCTCTGCCGGTGGTCAGTACGCGCTTGTCCGTTTCCGGCTCCTATACGGATGCCGAGAAATGGAAGGGGCCCGGCGACCTGGGGCCGCGCAAGAATGCGAACATCATGCTCAGCCAGCCCATCAACGACCGCGACACGATCCAGCTTTGGTTCAACCTCAACGACCTCGACCAGAACCTCTACAAACCGCTGACCTACGATGAGGTCAAGGATCTGGGCGATAACTATGACAACGACTACAACGGGTCTCTGACCGGCATCGCCTCGCAGGATATCAATTATTTCGACTACAACCGCGGCAATTACCGCAACCGCGATTTCCTCTCCGTGATTCCCATCTCTTTTACCGATGCGTTCAAGCTGACCGTCAAACCCTACTACTCCAAGGAAGATACCGATATCCTCGGTGGAACCACCGTCAGCGGGAACTACGTCGTGCAGCGACGCATGCGTGATATCGAGCGTTATGGCCTGATCTCCCAGCTCGACTACCGTTTCGATTGGCTGACCGCGTCCCTGGGGTATTGGTTTGAAGATTCGGATATGGTCATCAGCCAAAAGTACTACAATGTCGCGACACACGCTTTTGCCGGCTACGGCATGGTGATGGAAAACGAGGATGACGGCATTGTGCACAGCCCCTATCTCAAGCTGGCCGGCAGCACCGGTCCCCTTGACTGGCAGGCCGGCCTCAAGTACTTCCACTACACCGATCCCGCCAGCCAGGGCTATACGGCCTCGGCGCCGGATTATCAACTGGTCAAGGCGTCCGATCTGTACCGTCAGGAAAAGACCTACGACGAGCTGCTGCCCACGGTGGGCGTCAACTGCCACATCGGCGACGACATCGAACTTTTCGCCAGCTATGGCCGCAACCAGATCCGGCCCTATGCCTATGTACCGCTGGTTAACGTTTATAACAAAAACCGGGCCGCTTTCCAGGCCGCCGGGGTGACACTGGACGACATGTTCAGCGGTTACGACATGGAGACTTCCGATAACATCGAGCTGGGTGCCCGTTTCCGTCTATCCTGGATGGAAATCATGCCCACGTTCTTTTACACCAAACACAAGAACCTGCTCACGACCGTTCATGACCCCCGTATCGGCACAACTGGCGTGAATTATTATCAGAATGTGGGCGAGGCCACCGGGTACGGCGTCGAGTTGGAGACCAATTTTTTCCTGGGCGACCACGTGACCTTTTTCTTCAACCCCACCTACACCTCCCTGACCTATGACGAAGACCTGACCTATGCCGGGGCCACCATGGATACCGAGGACAATCAGGTGGTGGATACGCCCGAGTGGATGTTCAAGACCGGCCTGATCCTGCGCTGGAGGAATTTCGAGGTGGTGCCCATGCTGAGCTACCTGGACGACCGATACGGGGACGCCGAAAACACGGAGGAAGTCGACAACTATGTGGTCGCCAACCTGAAGGTCGGTTACACCCTGAAAGACTTCGCCTTTTGTAAATCGCTGAAGGTCTCCCTGGAACTCATTAACCTGTTCGACGAGGAGTACGTTTCACTGATCAACGCCATGGACGACAGCCGGTCGGGAAGCACAAGTTACTACGCCGGTGCGCCCTTCACCAGTTTGCTGTCCGTGTCGTTGGAAATCTGA
- a CDS encoding efflux RND transporter permease subunit has product MNPIKSSLRFPAVTLVFATLIFTIGIYAFFNMPRTEDPSITIRTGLILAQYPGATARQVEKQVTKTLERHIFKFPEVRRDRTFSTSRHGLVVINVELEDNVKDTDLFWAKLRHEMNEAAATELPAGVRGPIVNSDFGDTVAMLIAVHGKRYGYRELQDFVDRIQDELRKVRQIGKMARYGGQTEQIQVTSSMARISQHLADPVQVLRALQQRNVISESGSLDSGPVDAPLRTTGVFGSEADIRNVMVNVSRDGQPVYIRDIADVTRRYADPTFLVRCNGEPSVLLSIEMQKGHNIVHLGERISAVLGRLEAMLPPDLALDIIADQPAVVKNRITTLSHEFLLAIGSVILVTILLLPIRVAVVSAVAIPVTLTATLGIMNTFGIQLHQVSIAALIVVLGIIVDDAIVIADNYVELLDHQVPWAQAAWRSATEVVVPVFTATVTISCSFLPLLILTGSVGEFIRALPLTVAIALGVSFAVAVMLTPILCRFFVRQGLHDSAPSGEKNRTHTSLFDRLQGVYATAIEFLMRHWTVAVALGVVTVALGMFFFKTVPQQFFPSAERNQFVIDVWMRQGTRIEATDAAMRRIEAYLGGRDDINQYASFIGQSAPRFYYNVNPQQPDAAYGQLIVRTRSEKATPAIVEALGRELAERVPEAMVVVKELQQGNIIEAPVEVRISGEKIAALKTIAASVEEILRDVPFSRYVHRDYFNDAFMAAVNIDTELANRLGLTNAMVARTLSGAFDGLPVSIFWEGDRPVTIVLRLEDDQRATFEDVDNAYVTSSLTRASVPLRSVATLTPSWETGRIVRRNGVRTITVQSFVTRGHYASELLKTIRPKIEALALPDGYAISYGGEKFNQDETFPRMVTALCISLLAIFLVLLLQFRNVLEPLVIMCSIPLMLPGAVFGLLITGNSFGFTAFVGLISLTGIVVRNAIILVDYINEKIGEGHTLVRAATEAGQRRLRPIFLTTMSTAVGVAPMILSRSSLWSPLASVIAVGLIVSMFFTLLVVPVLYVLICSHLKKHTVPVAAVLLVVLIGLAGPARAAADTRPLTLTEAVQLARARNSALKIATAKVLESARKKAAARSDYFPNLSDSAAYSVLSDNQIITIPAGALGTVPGLGAFPLSDVDISQGSSATLLNTLTLKQPLTQLLKVRDAERVAAAEQGVSEAQRYKAEVDVIFFVKQCYFGLLLAEKRKATARAAIAAAEEKLRESRDAETSETVLPVAVTGSRVKLLQARQSLLAADIQMADRSAELSDLTGLPLDTTYALSDPGFDAADPLPRQWYLDTAMTGNPDIRAARATVGKAANGVDAAWHDYIPDIGVFGSYIHQDGVSFVREDIGVVGLKMDWEIFDGGKKRAVLGQRKMQLAQAEENLKRVRQQVDVAVGKAYRKLAQSKMMMDVAREALALQNERLRIGSDQLEARLITASVRDALVVSQKEAEFNVLQAAVACQLAMAELERVAGIGVPDAHADAETATP; this is encoded by the coding sequence ATGAACCCGATTAAAAGCTCCTTGAGATTTCCGGCCGTGACCCTGGTTTTCGCGACCCTGATTTTCACCATCGGTATTTATGCGTTTTTCAACATGCCGCGAACCGAGGACCCGTCCATCACCATCCGCACCGGGCTGATCCTGGCCCAGTATCCCGGTGCCACTGCCCGGCAGGTCGAAAAGCAGGTCACCAAAACCCTGGAACGGCATATTTTCAAGTTTCCCGAGGTGCGCCGGGACAGGACCTTTTCAACAAGCCGCCACGGCCTGGTGGTGATCAACGTGGAACTGGAAGACAATGTAAAGGACACCGATCTCTTCTGGGCCAAACTGCGCCATGAAATGAACGAAGCCGCGGCCACCGAACTGCCTGCCGGCGTCCGGGGGCCGATCGTCAACTCCGATTTCGGCGATACGGTGGCCATGCTCATCGCCGTGCACGGGAAACGGTACGGTTACCGGGAACTTCAGGATTTTGTGGACCGGATTCAAGACGAGCTCCGCAAGGTCCGGCAGATCGGCAAAATGGCCCGTTACGGTGGGCAGACCGAACAGATCCAGGTCACCAGCAGCATGGCGCGCATTTCCCAGCACCTGGCCGATCCCGTCCAGGTGCTCCGGGCGTTGCAGCAGCGCAATGTGATCAGCGAGTCGGGCAGCCTGGATTCAGGACCGGTGGACGCCCCGTTGAGAACCACCGGGGTGTTCGGCAGCGAGGCGGATATCCGCAATGTGATGGTGAACGTATCCAGGGATGGCCAGCCGGTTTACATCCGTGACATTGCCGATGTCACCCGCCGTTATGCGGACCCGACCTTTCTCGTGCGCTGCAATGGCGAGCCGAGTGTGCTGCTGTCCATCGAAATGCAAAAAGGGCACAACATCGTGCATCTCGGCGAACGCATCTCGGCGGTTCTCGGCCGGCTCGAAGCGATGCTGCCGCCTGATCTGGCGCTCGACATCATTGCCGACCAGCCCGCAGTGGTCAAAAACCGCATCACCACCCTGAGCCATGAGTTCCTGCTGGCCATCGGTTCTGTGATCCTGGTCACCATCCTGCTTCTGCCGATCCGGGTGGCGGTGGTGTCGGCCGTGGCCATCCCCGTTACCCTGACCGCGACCCTCGGGATCATGAACACCTTCGGCATCCAGCTTCACCAGGTTTCCATCGCCGCCCTGATCGTGGTGCTCGGCATCATCGTCGATGACGCCATTGTAATTGCCGACAATTACGTGGAGCTGCTCGACCATCAGGTGCCGTGGGCACAGGCGGCATGGCGATCGGCAACGGAGGTGGTCGTGCCGGTTTTCACGGCTACGGTAACCATCAGTTGCTCCTTCCTGCCGCTTCTGATCCTCACCGGCTCCGTGGGCGAGTTTATCCGGGCGCTGCCCCTTACCGTCGCCATCGCCCTTGGCGTCTCCTTTGCCGTGGCCGTCATGCTGACACCGATCCTGTGCCGGTTCTTTGTGCGCCAGGGCCTCCACGACAGCGCCCCCTCCGGTGAGAAAAACAGGACCCACACCTCGCTGTTTGACCGGCTCCAGGGCGTGTACGCAACGGCGATCGAGTTTCTCATGCGTCACTGGACCGTCGCCGTGGCATTGGGCGTGGTTACCGTTGCTCTGGGCATGTTCTTTTTCAAAACGGTTCCGCAGCAGTTTTTCCCTTCGGCTGAACGGAACCAGTTTGTCATCGATGTGTGGATGCGCCAGGGGACCCGTATCGAGGCCACCGACGCGGCGATGCGGCGGATCGAAGCCTATCTTGGCGGTCGTGACGACATCAACCAGTATGCGAGCTTCATCGGTCAGAGCGCCCCCCGATTCTATTACAACGTCAATCCCCAGCAGCCGGATGCCGCCTACGGCCAACTCATCGTCCGGACCCGCTCGGAGAAAGCGACCCCGGCCATCGTGGAGGCGCTCGGCCGCGAACTGGCCGAAAGGGTGCCCGAGGCCATGGTGGTGGTCAAGGAGCTGCAGCAGGGAAATATCATCGAGGCGCCCGTGGAGGTCCGCATCTCCGGCGAAAAAATCGCCGCGTTGAAAACGATCGCCGCCTCCGTCGAAGAAATTCTCCGGGACGTGCCGTTCTCCCGATATGTTCACCGGGATTATTTCAACGACGCGTTTATGGCCGCTGTCAACATCGACACCGAGCTGGCCAACCGGCTGGGGCTCACCAACGCCATGGTGGCCCGGACCCTGTCCGGGGCCTTCGACGGCCTACCGGTGAGCATTTTCTGGGAGGGCGACCGGCCCGTGACCATTGTTTTGCGGCTCGAGGACGATCAGCGGGCCACCTTTGAGGATGTGGACAATGCCTACGTCACCTCTTCCCTTACCCGGGCCAGCGTGCCGCTGCGTTCGGTGGCCACCCTGACGCCATCGTGGGAGACCGGTCGCATCGTGCGACGAAACGGGGTGCGGACCATTACGGTGCAAAGTTTCGTCACCCGGGGGCATTACGCCTCGGAGCTGCTCAAGACCATCCGGCCCAAGATCGAGGCCCTCGCGCTTCCCGACGGGTACGCGATTTCCTACGGTGGAGAAAAATTCAACCAGGACGAGACATTTCCCAGGATGGTGACGGCGCTTTGCATCAGCCTGTTGGCGATTTTCCTGGTGCTGTTGCTGCAGTTCCGTAATGTTCTCGAGCCGCTGGTCATCATGTGCTCCATTCCGCTCATGCTGCCGGGTGCGGTTTTCGGCCTGCTGATCACCGGCAACTCTTTCGGATTCACCGCCTTCGTCGGCCTGATCAGCCTGACCGGTATCGTGGTGCGCAACGCCATCATCCTCGTCGATTACATCAATGAGAAGATCGGCGAGGGGCACACCCTGGTGCGAGCCGCCACCGAAGCGGGGCAGCGGCGCCTGAGACCCATTTTCCTGACCACCATGTCGACCGCCGTGGGGGTGGCGCCCATGATCCTATCCCGGTCAAGCCTGTGGAGCCCGCTGGCCAGCGTGATCGCCGTCGGTCTGATTGTTTCCATGTTTTTCACCCTGTTGGTGGTGCCGGTGCTGTATGTACTGATCTGCTCCCACCTGAAAAAACATACCGTGCCGGTGGCGGCCGTTCTGCTGGTCGTCCTGATCGGGCTGGCCGGTCCTGCCAGGGCCGCCGCCGATACCCGGCCGCTCACGCTGACCGAGGCGGTGCAACTGGCCCGTGCCCGGAATTCGGCCCTTAAGATCGCCACCGCCAAGGTGCTTGAAAGCGCCCGGAAGAAGGCGGCCGCCCGTTCGGATTACTTCCCGAACCTTTCGGACAGTGCCGCCTATTCGGTGCTTTCGGACAACCAGATTATCACCATTCCGGCGGGCGCACTGGGCACCGTTCCCGGCCTGGGTGCGTTTCCGCTGTCGGATGTCGACATCTCACAGGGATCGAGCGCCACACTTCTCAATACGTTGACCCTCAAGCAGCCGTTGACGCAACTTCTCAAGGTGCGGGATGCGGAACGTGTTGCCGCCGCCGAGCAGGGGGTTTCGGAAGCACAGCGATATAAAGCCGAGGTGGATGTTATCTTTTTTGTCAAGCAATGTTATTTCGGACTGCTTCTGGCAGAAAAGCGGAAGGCGACCGCGCGAGCGGCGATTGCCGCAGCAGAGGAGAAACTCCGTGAAAGCAGGGATGCCGAGACATCCGAAACCGTGCTCCCGGTGGCCGTTACCGGTTCACGGGTGAAGCTGCTCCAGGCGCGGCAGTCCCTGCTGGCCGCGGACATCCAGATGGCTGATCGAAGTGCCGAACTCAGCGACCTGACCGGCCTGCCGCTGGATACGACTTACGCGTTGAGCGATCCGGGTTTCGATGCGGCCGATCCCTTGCCCCGGCAATGGTATCTTGACACGGCCATGACCGGAAACCCGGACATCCGGGCCGCCCGGGCAACGGTCGGCAAGGCGGCAAATGGCGTGGATGCGGCCTGGCACGATTATATCCCTGACATCGGTGTTTTCGGCAGCTACATCCATCAGGACGGGGTCTCCTTTGTCAGGGAGGACATCGGCGTTGTCGGCCTGAAGATGGATTGGGAGATCTTCGACGGGGGGAAGAAACGTGCCGTGCTGGGGCAGCGCAAGATGCAGCTGGCCCAGGCCGAGGAAAATCTCAAACGAGTCCGACAGCAGGTGGACGTGGCAGTGGGAAAGGCCTACCGGAAACTGGCGCAATCAAAAATGATGATGGATGTGGCCAGGGAGGCGCTGGCGCTGCAAAACGAACGCCTGCGCATCGGCAGCGACCAGCTGGAGGCCCGTTTGATTACCGCATCGGTCCGCGACGCGTTGGTCGTGTCCCAGAAAGAAGCCGAATTCAATGTTCTCCAGGCTGCTGTTGCCTGCCAACTGGCCATGGCCGAACTGGAACGGGTGGCGGGGATCGGCGTTCCGGATGCTCACGCGGACGCGGAAACCGCCACCCCATGA